The Pyrus communis chromosome 2, drPyrComm1.1, whole genome shotgun sequence genome includes a window with the following:
- the LOC137726429 gene encoding protein-tyrosine-phosphatase PTP1-like: protein MAATASSAAAKPLPSLNVSADSPPPKLALTPDQYKYCSQALKLFKGKLQMRDDINQEFAQLQAKRMTSSERKRNCTVALDNVNSSKNRYTDVVPFDKNRVVLNSSKDYRPSARGYINASLITTSSSESISQFIATQGPLPHTYEDFWEMVLEQRCPVVIMLTRLIDCYTMVKCGDYYQAEDGPREFGNICISTKWLRTTDTSLVLRLLEVNNKESEEPPMSVLHIQYPEWPDHGVPNNMIAVREILKRLYNMPPNLGPIVVHCSAGIGRTGTYCTIHNTVQRILAGDMSALDLVDTITTFRSQRIGMVQTLEQYFFCYSAIVDELEDLISDLNGETSSK, encoded by the exons ATGGCCGCCACCGCCTCTTCCGCCGCAGCCAAACCCCTCCCTTCCTTGAACGTCTCGGCGGATTCTCCTCCTCCGAAACTCGCCCTCACCCCCGATCAGTACAAGTACTGCTCTCAGGCTCTCAAGCTCTTTAAGGGAAAGCTCCAGATGCGTGACGATATCAACCAGGAGTTCGCTCAGCTGCAG GCCAAGAGGATGACATCTTCTGAGAGGAAGAGAAATTGCACTGTGGCTCTTGACAATGTCAATTCGAGCAAAAACCGATACACCGATGTCGTGCCAT TTGACAAAAATAGGGTTGTTCTCAACTCCTCGAAGGATTACAGACCTTCCGCAAGAGGTTACATCAACGCCAGCTTAATCACG ACTAGTTCTTCCGAAAGCATTTCTCAGTTTATAGCTACACAAGGTCCACTTCCCCACACCTATGAGGATTTCTGGGAGATGGTACTTGAGCAACGCTGCCCGGTGGTCATCATGCTTACTCGCTTAATCGACTGTTACACG ATGGTTAAATGTGGAGATTATTATCAGGCTGAAGATGGCCCTAGAGAATTCGGTAACATATGTATAAGCACTAAGTGGCTAAGAACTACTGACACTTCATTAGTATTACGCCTTTTGGAGGTCAATAATAAAGAG TCCGAGGAACCACCCATGTCTGTTTTGCACATTCAGTATCCTGAATGGCCTGACCATGGAGTTCCAAACAACATGATTGCTGTCCGTGAAATCTTGAAAAGATTATATAACATGCCACCAAACCTTGGCCCAATTGTGGTGCATTGCAG TGCAGGTATTGGGAGAACCGGAACATACTGCACAATTCATAATACTGTGCAAAGAATTCTTGCTGGGGACATGTCTGCTTTAGATCTTGTTGATACAATAACCACATTTCGGTCTCAGCGAATTGGAATGGTCCAGACACTG GAGCAATATTTTTTCTGTTATTCTGCCATCGTTGATGAATTGGAAGACCTCATCTCGGATTTGAATGGTGAAACGAGCTCAAAATAG